The proteins below are encoded in one region of Telopea speciosissima isolate NSW1024214 ecotype Mountain lineage chromosome 10, Tspe_v1, whole genome shotgun sequence:
- the LOC122642514 gene encoding probable linoleate 9S-lipoxygenase 5 isoform X2 produces the protein MWHKSHGEKGEKKIKGSVVLMKKNVLDLNDINASLLDRVYEFFGKGVSLQLISATNGNPDNEMRGNVGKPAFLEEWVTKLTPLIAGATTYDITFDWEEDMGIPGAFIIKNMHHNEFYLKTVTLEDVPGKGCVHFICNSWVYPAQRYKYDRVFFANPTYLPSDTPEALRKYREEELVNLRGDGTGQLQEWDRVYDYAFYNDLGNPDKGSDYARPVLGGSTEYPYPRRGRTGRKPSNTDPNTESRLPLVLSLDIYVPRDERFGHLKLSDFLAYALKAVVQFLLPELKDFCDNTPNEFETFKDVLDLYEGGLRLPNGSKLNKLDNKIPLELLKELIHSDGDGILQYPMPQVIKEDKFAWRTDEEFAREMVAGVNPVCIRRLKEFPPASKLDPNVYGNQTSSITRKQIEEKLNGLTVDEAIENNKVFILDHHDTLMPYLRRINTTSTKTYATRTLLFLQDDGTLKPLAIELSLPHPDGDQHGAISKVFIPTEQGVEASVWQLAKAYAAVNDSGVHQLISHWLDTHAAIEPFVIAMNRQLSVLHPIHKLLQPHFRDTMNINALARQVLINAGGVLESTVFPAKFSMEMSAVVYKNWVFTEQSLPADLIKRGIAVPDSNSPYGLHLLIEDYPYAVDGLEIWSAIEAWVHDYCSFYYPKDEMLQNDSELQSWWTELRDVGHGDKKDEPWWPKMQTLDELTQTCTTIIWIASALHAAVNFGQYPYAGYLPNRPTISRRFMPEPGSPEYAELESDPDNVFLKTITSQLQTLLGISLIEILSTHSSDEVYLGQRDTPDWTTDTAPLKAFEEFGKKLVKIENRIIEMNNDKRLRNRMGPVKMPYTLLYPDTSNYSGIGGLTGRGIPNSVSI, from the exons ATGTGGCACAAATCTCATGGCGAGAAGGGTGAGAAGAAGATCAAAGGATCCGTTGtattgatgaagaagaatgttTTAGACTTGAATGACATTAACGCTTCACTGCTCGACCGGGTCTATGAGTTCTTCGGAAAAGGAGTTTCACTGCAACTCATCAGTGCTACTAATGGCAACCCTG ATAATGAAATGAGGGGAAATGTTGGAAAACCAGCATTCTTGGAGGAATGGGTGACAAAGCTTACACCTTTGATCGCTGGTGCAACTACTTATGATATCACATTTGATTGGGAAGAAGACATGGGAATACCAGGAGCTTTCATCATCAAGAACATGCACCACAACGAGTTCTACCTCAAGACTGTAACGCTTGAAGATGTTCCTGGAAAGGGTTGTGTCCACTTTATCTGCAATTCTTGGGTTTACCCAGCTCAACGTTACAAATATGATCGTGTTTTCTTCGCTAACCCG ACCTACTTACCAAGTGATACACCTGAGGCTCTACGTAAGTACAGGGAAGAAGAGCTTGTGAATCTAAGAGGAGATGGGACAGGACAGCTCCAGGAATGGGATCGAGTCTATGACTATGCTTTCTATAACGATCTGGGTAACCCTGATAAGGGTAGTGATTATGCACGCCCTGTTCTTGGGGGTTCAACTGAATACCCTTACCCTCGCAGGGGAAGAACTGGTCGAAAACCTTCAAACACAG ATCCTAATACTGAGAGCAGATTGCCACTGGTACTGAGTCTGGACATTTATGTTCCAAGAGATGAACGATTTGGTCACTTAAAGTTGTCAGATTTCCTTGCATATGCATTGAAAGCCGTAGTTCAGTTCCTGCTTCCGGAACTAAAAGATTTCTGCGATAACACCCCTAATGAGTTTGAAACCTTTAAAGACGTATTAGACCTCTATGAGGGAGGGCTCCGACTTCCTAATGGGTCAAAACTAAACAAACTCGACAACAAAATACCTTTGGAGCTACTGAAGGAACTAATTCACTCAGATGGTGATGGAATCCTTCAATACCCTATGCCCCAAGTGATAAAAG AGGATAAGTTTGCTTGGAGAACAGATGAAGAATTTGCACGAGAAATGGTTGCTGGAGTGAACCCTGTTTGCATCCGCCGTCTTAAA GAGTTTCCCCCTGCCAGCAAACTTGATCCCAATGTGTATGGCAACCAGACCAGTTCAATTACCAGAAAGCAAATTGAAGAGAAGCTAAATGGCTTAACAGTAGATGAG GCCATTGAGAACAACAAGGTCTTCATATTAGATCATCATGATACATTGATGCCATACCTGAGGCGTATAAACACCACTTCCACAAAGACCTATGCAACCAGAACACTACTCTTCTTGCAAGACGATGGGACCTTGAAGCCACTGGCAATTGAGTTGAGTCTACCACATCCAGATGGTGACCAACATGGTGCAATTAGTAAGGTCTTCATCCCTACTGAACAAGGTGTTGAAGCCTCAGTTTGGCAACTGGCCAAAGCTTATGCAGCTGTGAATGACTCTGGGGTTCACCAGCTTATCAGTCACTG GTTAGATACGCATGCCGCGATTGAGCCATTTGTGATTGCAATGAATAGACAATTGAGTGTGCTTCATCCAATCCATAAGCTTTTACAGCCTCACTTTAGGGATACCATGAACATTAATGCCTTGGCTCGGCAGGTCCTCATCAATGCTGGCGGAGTGTTGGAGAGTACGGTTTTCCCAGCGAAATTTTCAATGGAAATGTCTGCTGTGGTTTACAAGAACTGGGTTTTCACTGAGCAGTCATTGCCTGCAGATCTCATTAAGAG GGGAATTGCAGTTCCAGACTCAAACAGTCCTTATGGCCTCCACCTTTTAATTGAGGACTACCCTTATGCTGTTGATGGCCTTGAAATCTGGTCAGCCATTGAAGCTTGGGTCCATGATTACTGCTCTTTCTACTACCCCAAGGATGAGATGCTCCAAAATGACTCCGAACTCCAGTCTTGGTGGACAGAGCTCCGTGATGTAGGCCATGGTGATAAGAAGGATGAGCCATGGTGGCCCAAGATGCAAACACTTGATGAGCTAACACAGACGTGCACCACCATCATATGGATAGCTTCAGCCCTTCATGCAGCTGTTAATTTTGGACAGTATCCCTATGCTGGTTACCTCCCAAATCGCCCAACCATAAGCCGTCGCTTCATGCCTGAACCAGGTTCTCCTGAGTATGCTGAGCTCGAATCGGACCCTGACAATGTATTCCTGAAAACAATAACAAGCCAGCTCCAAACCCTTTTAGGTATATCCCTTATAGAAATTTTGTCCACACATTCTTCTGATGAGGTCTATCTTGGGCAAAGAGACACTCCAGATTGGACAACAGATACAGCACCATTGAAAGCTTTTGAAGAATTTGGAAAGAAGCTAGTAAAGATTGAAAATAGGATTATAGAGATGAACAATGACAAAAGGTTGAGGAATCGAATGGGCCCTGTCAAGATGCCATACACCTTGCTCTATCCAGACACTTCCAACTATAGTGGTATTGGTGGGCTAACTGGAAGAGGAATACCCAATAGTGTCTCAATCTAA